The Nicotiana tomentosiformis chromosome 2, ASM39032v3, whole genome shotgun sequence genome includes the window tgaatttgaaatgagtatgatggtgagtttaatttctttttaggcttgcaaattaaacaaaattcaaatggaactatgatccatcggCAGAAGTATatgaaagagttgcttaaaagatTTAAAATGGAAGACTCTAAAGAAATTGATACTCCTATAGCAACAGCCACAaaattggatatagatgaacttGGTTCATATGTTGATCAGAagatgtataggggaatgattgacTCTTTGTTATATTttactgctagtagacctgacattgttttcagtgttggcctttgtgctagatttcaagaaaatccaaaggagtctcacttgactgttaTCAAGAgtatcttgagatacctaaaaggcaccactgacctttgtatgtggtatccaaaaggtagtaactTCAAtttagtgggatatgctgatgttGATTATGCAAGTTTTCTTGTGGATAAAAAGAgtacctcaggtatggcacactttattggctcatgtcttgtgtcttgggccaccaaaaagaaatattttgtggCCTTCTCTACTGCTGAAGTTGAGTATGTTGTTGCTGCCTCAtattgtgctcaattgttgtggatcaaacaataattaatggattttggaattgatgtaggttgtatccccatcttttgtataaaactagtgcaattagtatgaccaagaacccggttcatcacaaaagaactaagcacatcGATATCatgcatcactttttgagggacaatTATGAAAAAGGTTTGATCACTATAGAATGTTGTATTACTAACAAGCAAATAGCTGATATTTTCACAAAAGCTCTAattagagatcactttgaaaggaagatgttagaattagggatgattaagatcacctaaaaagaACCAGTTCTAACCCAGTGTTTGGTTAGATAAGTTTGTGAATTTTTGTAAATAATTAGATTAGGTTTTGCTCAGTATTATATTTTTGCTAgcatactcttgtgccatgtgctaaaatgtctcatcaatttctaatgatattatctttattttcttaaaaacattcagacttacacaagagaatttttcgagaagaacctggttcatcaaaatTACTTTGTATGTACTCTCCACTCCGCATAC containing:
- the LOC138905740 gene encoding secreted RxLR effector protein 161-like; translated protein: MEDSKEIDTPIATATKLDIDELGSYVDQKMYRGMIDSLLYFTASRPDIVFSVGLCARFQENPKESHLTVIKSILRYLKGTTDLCMWYPKGSNFNLVGYADVDYASFLVDKKSTSGMAHFIGSCLVSWATKKKYFVAFSTAEVEYVVAASYCAQLLWIKQ